Proteins co-encoded in one Cytobacillus sp. NJ13 genomic window:
- a CDS encoding DNA topoisomerase III has protein sequence MKLIIAEKPDQGMTLASIFKMKKHQGYIEILPNDIFPQGAHVTWAIGHLCQLSAPEKYSKEWKKWSLKTLPIIPEQFQYEVTKDKAKQFNIIKQLASNPNLTEIIHAGDAGREGELIIRNILRLTGIVVPMKRLWISSLTPKAIKEGFLALLDESDTRNLYYEAYTRACADWIVGMNASRLYSLLLQQKGFSDVFSVGRVQTPTLALIVKREQEIQNFVSEPFWEVTAQFKVNGKKYTGKWEKDGETRIKTKELAEKIAAFCRDKDAQVEDVQAEKKEFLPPMLYNLSALQAEANRRFKFPPKKTLDVLQKLYQKGIVSYPRSDSRHVTEGEAEMFPEILRKMETKDEYKEFFPLPSSSILQNKRYVNDKKVTDHYAIIPTEQVPDLGRLSSDEKILYDLIVRSLIAAHYGKAVTEYTTIKTLADGRALFLSKGKVQLEEGWRKVIPQQEKEKEPILPLLQAGDQGAVIKADVKESKTQPPKRYTEGQLITLMKTAGKQIEDKELEKVLMKTEGLGTEATRAGIITMLKERKYIDIKKNLVYANSKAKILIEAIGTEILASPEMTAKWEQRLKDISDGQASPKQFMEQTNKMVGHLISASIEHVGKWTFSDEDKEGFTPGKFKQKRAANLGKCMLCDGKVVDKGSFYGCSHYNKTKCTFTISKSIMGKTMTQKLLKQLLKDGETELVEGFTSKGKDKTFSAKLTWDQQENRVKFLFPQKT, from the coding sequence ATGAAACTGATAATCGCGGAAAAACCCGATCAGGGTATGACGCTGGCTTCTATTTTTAAAATGAAGAAACACCAGGGATATATTGAGATCCTTCCGAACGATATATTTCCCCAAGGGGCTCATGTTACTTGGGCCATAGGCCACCTATGCCAGCTGTCTGCCCCTGAAAAATACAGTAAGGAATGGAAAAAATGGTCATTGAAAACATTGCCCATAATTCCGGAGCAATTTCAATATGAAGTGACAAAGGATAAAGCAAAACAATTTAATATAATCAAACAGCTTGCTTCTAATCCTAATTTAACAGAAATTATCCATGCTGGTGATGCAGGGAGAGAAGGCGAGCTTATCATCCGGAATATTCTAAGGCTTACCGGTATCGTTGTGCCCATGAAAAGACTCTGGATCTCTTCCTTGACTCCTAAAGCCATAAAGGAAGGGTTTCTTGCCTTGCTGGATGAAAGTGACACAAGGAACTTATATTATGAAGCCTATACGAGAGCATGTGCCGACTGGATCGTTGGCATGAATGCTTCTCGATTATACAGTCTTCTTCTGCAGCAGAAAGGTTTCTCGGATGTTTTTTCAGTAGGAAGGGTTCAGACTCCCACTTTAGCTTTAATCGTAAAAAGAGAACAGGAAATCCAGAATTTTGTTTCCGAACCTTTCTGGGAGGTAACTGCACAGTTTAAAGTAAACGGGAAAAAATATACCGGCAAGTGGGAAAAAGATGGGGAGACAAGAATTAAGACGAAAGAGCTTGCCGAAAAGATTGCGGCATTCTGCAGGGACAAAGATGCACAGGTAGAAGATGTGCAGGCCGAAAAAAAAGAATTCCTGCCGCCGATGCTTTATAACCTTTCTGCACTGCAGGCAGAAGCCAACCGCAGATTCAAATTCCCGCCTAAAAAAACACTTGATGTATTGCAGAAGCTTTATCAAAAAGGAATCGTATCATATCCTCGTTCAGATTCCAGGCATGTAACAGAAGGAGAAGCGGAAATGTTTCCGGAGATCCTCAGAAAAATGGAAACAAAAGATGAGTATAAGGAATTTTTCCCTCTGCCTTCAAGCTCGATATTGCAGAATAAACGGTATGTGAATGATAAAAAGGTAACTGATCACTATGCCATTATTCCGACCGAACAGGTGCCAGACCTGGGAAGATTATCTTCGGATGAAAAAATTCTCTATGACCTGATCGTAAGGAGCTTAATAGCTGCACATTATGGAAAAGCTGTAACAGAATATACAACTATTAAGACCCTTGCAGATGGAAGAGCTTTGTTCTTATCCAAGGGAAAAGTACAGCTTGAAGAAGGCTGGAGAAAAGTGATTCCACAGCAGGAGAAGGAAAAGGAACCGATTCTGCCTTTATTGCAGGCGGGTGATCAAGGTGCAGTGATAAAGGCGGATGTTAAAGAAAGCAAAACCCAGCCGCCAAAAAGGTATACAGAAGGCCAGCTGATTACACTGATGAAAACGGCCGGGAAGCAAATCGAAGATAAGGAACTTGAGAAGGTCCTGATGAAGACGGAAGGTCTTGGAACGGAAGCAACAAGGGCGGGAATCATCACAATGCTGAAGGAGCGCAAATACATTGATATAAAGAAGAATCTTGTATATGCAAACTCAAAAGCAAAAATCCTGATAGAGGCAATAGGCACAGAAATACTGGCCTCTCCAGAAATGACGGCTAAATGGGAACAGCGGCTGAAGGATATTTCGGATGGTCAGGCATCCCCCAAACAATTCATGGAGCAAACCAATAAAATGGTTGGCCATTTGATTTCTGCCTCCATTGAACATGTGGGTAAGTGGACATTTTCAGATGAAGATAAAGAGGGATTCACGCCTGGGAAATTCAAGCAAAAGAGGGCTGCCAATCTGGGCAAATGCATGCTGTGTGATGGGAAAGTTGTTGATAAGGGAAGCTTCTATGGATGCTCCCATTATAATAAGACAAAATGCACTTTCACTATTTCCAAAAGCATTATGGGCAAGACGATGACTCAAAAACTGCTCAAACAGCTATTAAAAGATGGAGAAACTGAATTAGTTGAAGGTTTTACAAGCAAAGGGAAGGATAAAACATTTTCAGCTAAATTAACCTGGGACCAACAGGAGAACAGAGTCAAATTTCTCTTCCCGCAAAAGACCTGA
- the mntR gene encoding transcriptional regulator MntR, with protein sequence MPTPSMEDYIEQIYMLIEDKGYARVSDIAEALAVHPSSVTKMVQKLDKDEYLVYEKYRGLILTPKGKKIGKRLVYRHELLEQLLRIIGVKEENIYEDVEGIEHHLSWDAIDRVGDLVQFFEEDESRIGVLREIQRKNEEEQ encoded by the coding sequence ATGCCAACACCAAGTATGGAAGATTACATTGAACAAATATATATGTTAATTGAAGACAAAGGATATGCCAGAGTTTCTGATATTGCCGAGGCTCTCGCTGTACATCCCTCTTCTGTGACAAAAATGGTTCAGAAGCTTGATAAGGATGAGTATCTTGTTTATGAAAAATACCGAGGGCTTATTTTAACGCCAAAAGGGAAAAAAATCGGGAAGAGGCTTGTTTATCGGCATGAACTTTTAGAACAGCTCCTGCGTATTATTGGAGTTAAAGAAGAAAATATCTATGAAGATGTGGAAGGCATTGAACATCACCTGAGCTGGGATGCCATCGACAGGGTTGGCGACCTGGTTCAGTTTTTTGAAGAAGATGAAAGCCGCATTGGAGTGCTGAGGGAAATCCAGCGTAAAAATGAAGAAGAACAGTAA
- the metA gene encoding homoserine O-succinyltransferase, protein MPIKIPKLLPAREILEEENIFIMDEDRAKQQDIRPLNILILNLMPEKEKTEAHLLRLLGNTPLQVNISFLKTATHQSKNTSPMHLEQFYTTFEQVRNRKFDGMIITGAPVELLDFKKVDYWEELTVIMEWTKTNVTSTLHICWGAQAALFYHFGIGKYELPEKCSGVYLHEVHDRSEKLLRGFDDIYFAPHSRHTDVSIEQLLKHPEVKLLSSSEEAGPFIMSANGGRQIMVTGHLEYEAGTLAEEYTRDRSRGLQVPVPKHYFPNDDPGRKPHNKWRSHAHLMFSNWLNYYVYQETPYEWD, encoded by the coding sequence TTGCCAATAAAAATTCCTAAGCTTCTTCCTGCAAGGGAGATCTTAGAGGAAGAAAATATATTTATCATGGATGAGGACCGTGCCAAACAGCAGGATATTCGCCCATTGAATATCCTCATCCTGAATTTAATGCCTGAAAAAGAAAAAACCGAAGCACACCTTTTAAGACTCCTTGGAAATACGCCTTTACAGGTGAACATCTCATTTTTAAAAACTGCCACACATCAATCAAAAAATACCAGTCCTATGCATCTCGAACAATTCTATACTACGTTTGAGCAAGTTCGAAACCGCAAATTTGACGGAATGATCATTACTGGAGCACCTGTAGAGCTTCTCGACTTTAAAAAAGTGGACTATTGGGAGGAACTAACCGTAATAATGGAATGGACGAAAACGAATGTTACTTCCACTCTGCATATATGCTGGGGAGCACAGGCAGCATTATTTTATCACTTTGGAATCGGAAAATATGAGCTGCCTGAAAAATGCTCAGGTGTTTATCTTCATGAAGTCCATGACAGAAGCGAGAAATTATTGAGAGGTTTCGACGATATCTACTTTGCTCCGCATTCGCGCCATACCGATGTTTCCATAGAGCAATTGCTGAAACACCCGGAAGTCAAGCTGTTGTCATCATCTGAAGAGGCGGGCCCTTTCATCATGAGTGCAAACGGCGGAAGACAAATCATGGTAACTGGACATCTGGAATATGAAGCAGGCACACTTGCAGAAGAATACACAAGAGATAGAAGCAGGGGGCTGCAGGTTCCAGTGCCCAAACATTACTTCCCTAATGATGATCCTGGCAGAAAGCCGCATAATAAATGGCGGTCACATGCCCACTTAATGTTTTCCAACTGGCTGAACTACTATGTTTATCAGGAAACTCCTTACGAGTGGGATTAA
- a CDS encoding AIM24 family protein, with protein MSRYSIEEFVNQTKQQDKGEGLFELETPRMLEINLTSQVWAKAGGMVSYRGQIKFEREGILENGLGKMFKKALTGEGTALMKATGNGKLYLADQGKKISILNLDGDAIFVNGNDLLAFEPSISWDIKLMKRMAGMLAGGLFNVRLEGTGMVAITSHYEPLTLLVTPDNPVYTDPNATVAWSGTLQPEFVTDISFKTFLGRGSGESIQMKFSGDGFVVVQPFEEVYYAQQS; from the coding sequence ATGAGCAGATATTCAATTGAAGAGTTTGTAAACCAGACGAAACAGCAGGATAAAGGAGAAGGATTATTTGAACTTGAAACACCAAGGATGCTCGAAATTAATTTAACCAGCCAGGTTTGGGCTAAAGCAGGGGGGATGGTCTCCTACCGCGGCCAAATTAAGTTTGAGCGCGAAGGGATTCTCGAGAATGGCTTAGGAAAAATGTTCAAAAAGGCACTTACTGGAGAAGGAACAGCTTTAATGAAAGCTACAGGCAACGGAAAGCTGTACCTTGCAGACCAGGGGAAGAAAATTTCAATCCTGAATCTCGATGGAGATGCCATCTTTGTAAATGGAAATGATCTGCTTGCATTCGAGCCTTCCATCAGCTGGGACATTAAGTTAATGAAGAGGATGGCGGGCATGCTTGCAGGAGGTTTGTTCAATGTCCGTTTAGAAGGAACAGGAATGGTGGCTATCACTTCTCACTATGAGCCGCTGACACTTTTGGTTACTCCTGATAATCCGGTATATACCGATCCGAATGCGACAGTTGCTTGGTCAGGTACACTGCAGCCGGAATTTGTTACAGATATCTCATTTAAAACATTCCTTGGAAGAGGAAGCGGAGAGTCGATCCAAATGAAGTTTTCAGGTGACGGTTTTGTAGTAGTTCAGCCATTTGAAGAAGTGTATTATGCTCAGCAATCATAA
- a CDS encoding DUF3892 domain-containing protein encodes MNGEQLTAVYRNNNDEIISFQTSGGRIISYRKALLEAEEGLIEGIQIYQDEDGSMHLNPSYASSFDDFPSFY; translated from the coding sequence ATGAACGGCGAACAGCTGACAGCAGTCTACAGAAACAACAATGATGAGATTATTTCATTCCAGACTTCTGGAGGACGGATCATTTCTTATCGGAAAGCACTATTGGAGGCTGAAGAAGGCTTGATTGAGGGTATTCAAATTTATCAAGACGAAGATGGTTCTATGCATCTAAATCCTTCCTATGCGTCATCTTTTGATGATTTTCCGAGCTTCTATTAA
- a CDS encoding class I SAM-dependent methyltransferase has translation MNTFNWSAEAEKLWDKNAVSWNAKSMAMWEEGSRKDIISFFEKHVKNGSAVCDLGCGDGYGSYKLALAGYKVIGIDVSEEMIHKAEKLNEKTGAVFKKEDISDLSLEENTLDAVLAINSLEWTESPLDVLKEIRRTVKPGGRVCVGILGPTAAPRANSYRRLYKEKVICNTMMPWEFEQLANENGWSKIDELGVYKKASDQLSKGSLTDELKQSLSFMWIFMLENKKNEGVGQE, from the coding sequence ATGAACACTTTTAACTGGTCTGCAGAAGCAGAGAAGCTTTGGGATAAAAATGCGGTATCATGGAATGCAAAGAGCATGGCAATGTGGGAGGAAGGGAGCCGAAAGGATATCATCTCTTTCTTCGAAAAGCATGTCAAAAATGGATCTGCCGTATGTGACCTTGGATGCGGAGATGGATATGGTTCGTACAAACTTGCTTTGGCTGGCTATAAGGTTATCGGGATTGATGTCTCTGAAGAGATGATACATAAAGCGGAAAAATTGAACGAAAAAACTGGTGCGGTATTTAAGAAAGAAGACATTTCCGATCTTTCGCTTGAAGAGAATACACTTGATGCGGTCCTTGCCATCAATTCACTGGAATGGACAGAGAGCCCGCTGGATGTATTAAAAGAAATTCGGCGAACTGTTAAGCCGGGCGGAAGGGTGTGTGTGGGCATTCTTGGTCCAACAGCTGCACCACGGGCTAACAGCTACCGCAGGCTCTATAAGGAAAAAGTTATCTGCAATACCATGATGCCGTGGGAATTTGAACAGCTTGCAAATGAAAACGGATGGTCAAAGATTGATGAACTGGGTGTTTATAAAAAAGCATCAGACCAGCTTTCAAAAGGTTCACTGACGGATGAGCTAAAGCAATCATTATCTTTTATGTGGATCTTTATGCTTGAAAATAAGAAAAATGAAGGGGTGGGACAAGAATGA